From a region of the Candidatus Eremiobacteraceae bacterium genome:
- the rpsJ gene encoding 30S ribosomal protein S10 produces the protein MPKQTIRIRLRAYDHSILDQSARRIAETVTRTGAFVSGPVPLPTEINRTCVNRSPHVDKKSREHFEMRTHKRLIDIHQASAKTMDALMHLDLPAGVDIELKA, from the coding sequence ATGCCGAAGCAGACGATCCGCATCCGGCTCCGGGCATACGATCACTCGATCCTCGATCAGTCCGCTCGCCGGATCGCCGAGACGGTGACGCGCACCGGCGCGTTCGTCAGCGGCCCGGTGCCGCTGCCGACCGAGATCAACCGGACGTGCGTCAACCGTTCGCCGCACGTCGACAAGAAGAGCCGCGAACACTTCGAGATGCGCACGCACAAGCGGCTCATCGACATCCACCAGGCGTCGGCGAAGACGATGGACGCCCTCATGCACCTCGATCTGCCGGCAGGCGTCGACATCGAACTGAAGGCGTAA
- the tuf gene encoding elongation factor Tu (EF-Tu; promotes GTP-dependent binding of aminoacyl-tRNA to the A-site of ribosomes during protein biosynthesis; when the tRNA anticodon matches the mRNA codon, GTP hydrolysis results; the inactive EF-Tu-GDP leaves the ribosome and release of GDP is promoted by elongation factor Ts; many prokaryotes have two copies of the gene encoding EF-Tu), producing EMVMPGDNVRMIVELITPIACEEGLRFAIREGGRTVGAGVVTKVIE from the coding sequence GAGATGGTCATGCCGGGGGACAACGTGCGGATGATCGTCGAGCTGATCACGCCGATCGCGTGCGAGGAAGGCTTGCGCTTCGCGATCCGCGAGGGCGGCCGGACGGTCGGCGCAGGCGTCGTCACCAAGGTCATCGAGTAG